In Natrinema amylolyticum, the following are encoded in one genomic region:
- a CDS encoding NUDIX domain-containing protein, with translation MCANTDADADTDDSNHVVTAFLRHRGDVLLLRRSDEVGTYAGQWGGVSGFAEGRPDEQVRAEIREETGLEDDAVSLVRSGRPVEFADPDLEREWTVHPYLFDCETREIELSEEHDEFEWVAPTESLEGVGDDRETVPELWTAYERVAPTVRSIAADGEHGAAYLSVRALEVLRDRAGLLVAERAEGEATPSPRDGERGAREPGVDPAAEWDELTELAGRLLEARPSMAVLRNRVNRAMADADDRDRDAERAGAPAVLESALSNVDRALSADADAAATASDRLEGSVATLSRSGTVLEALETAEPSRAFVAESRPAREGIGVAERLAETTASTVTVHTDAAIAHVLAREDIDQAVVGADTVRPDGSVVNKTGTRALAVAADREGIPVSVVAATDKVSTREDVNLESGERSAVYDGDAPIDVANPTFDVTPADCVTEIVTERGALEPSEIERVAEEFRGLETWRAP, from the coding sequence ATGTGCGCCAATACCGATGCCGACGCCGACACCGACGATTCGAACCACGTCGTCACCGCTTTTCTCCGTCATCGTGGCGACGTTCTGCTGCTGCGACGGAGCGACGAGGTCGGCACCTATGCGGGCCAGTGGGGCGGCGTCTCCGGCTTCGCGGAGGGCCGCCCCGACGAGCAGGTCCGCGCCGAGATTCGCGAGGAGACCGGCCTCGAGGACGACGCTGTCTCGCTGGTCCGCTCCGGTCGCCCGGTCGAGTTCGCGGATCCCGACCTCGAGCGCGAGTGGACCGTCCATCCGTACCTGTTCGACTGCGAGACCCGCGAGATCGAACTGAGCGAGGAACACGACGAGTTCGAGTGGGTTGCCCCTACTGAGTCGCTCGAGGGCGTCGGGGACGACCGCGAGACGGTACCCGAACTGTGGACCGCCTACGAGCGCGTCGCGCCGACGGTCCGGTCGATCGCGGCCGACGGCGAGCACGGGGCCGCATACCTGTCCGTGCGCGCGCTCGAGGTGCTTCGCGATCGAGCGGGGCTGCTCGTCGCGGAGCGAGCGGAAGGCGAGGCGACACCGTCGCCGCGAGACGGCGAACGGGGTGCCCGTGAGCCCGGTGTCGATCCGGCGGCGGAGTGGGACGAACTCACCGAACTCGCCGGCCGGTTGCTCGAGGCGCGGCCGTCGATGGCCGTCCTCCGGAATCGGGTCAATCGAGCGATGGCCGACGCCGACGACCGGGATCGGGACGCCGAGCGGGCCGGTGCGCCGGCCGTCCTCGAGTCGGCGCTGTCGAACGTCGACCGCGCGCTGTCCGCCGACGCGGACGCCGCGGCGACCGCGAGCGACCGCCTCGAGGGCAGCGTCGCGACGCTCTCGCGATCTGGGACCGTACTCGAGGCGCTCGAGACGGCCGAGCCGTCGCGCGCGTTCGTCGCCGAGTCCCGGCCCGCTCGCGAGGGAATCGGCGTCGCGGAGCGACTGGCCGAGACGACCGCCAGCACGGTGACGGTCCACACTGACGCTGCGATCGCGCACGTGCTCGCACGCGAAGACATCGATCAGGCAGTGGTCGGCGCGGACACCGTCCGCCCCGACGGCTCCGTGGTGAACAAGACGGGGACGCGCGCGCTGGCCGTCGCCGCCGACCGCGAGGGCATTCCGGTGTCCGTCGTCGCGGCGACGGACAAGGTCTCGACTCGGGAGGACGTGAATCTCGAGTCCGGCGAGCGGTCCGCGGTGTACGACGGCGACGCGCCGATCGACGTGGCGAATCCGACGTTCGACGTGACGCCCGCCGACTGCGTGACCGAAATCGTGACCGAGCGAGGGGCGCTCGAGCCCAGCGAAATCGAGAGGGTGGCCGAAGAGTTTCGCGGGCTCGAGACCTGGCGCGCGCCGTGA
- a CDS encoding metallophosphoesterase family protein, whose protein sequence is MTRIAIVSDTHVPTRESALPAWVVAEIEAADHTIHAGDFESFGSYERIVDLADGDLTAVRGNVDPATLDVPLTATLEVDGVTFVVTHGHGSSGDWRERVVETAREETAANAETTLVAVAGHTHEVVDTTVDIDDNRSAGDRGRSVDRVRVLNPGSATGAAPTTYETMLVATVEGDDLAVEKRTR, encoded by the coding sequence ATGACCCGTATCGCGATCGTCTCCGATACGCACGTGCCCACTCGAGAGTCCGCGCTCCCGGCGTGGGTCGTCGCCGAGATCGAAGCGGCCGACCACACGATCCACGCCGGCGACTTCGAGTCGTTCGGGAGTTACGAGCGGATCGTCGACCTCGCCGACGGCGACCTGACGGCCGTCCGGGGAAACGTGGATCCGGCGACGCTCGACGTCCCACTGACCGCCACGCTCGAGGTCGACGGCGTGACGTTCGTCGTCACTCACGGCCACGGATCGTCGGGCGACTGGCGCGAACGAGTCGTCGAGACGGCCCGCGAGGAAACGGCGGCGAACGCGGAAACGACGCTGGTCGCCGTCGCCGGCCACACCCACGAGGTAGTCGACACAACCGTCGATATCGACGATAATCGATCGGCCGGCGACCGGGGACGGAGTGTCGATCGCGTCCGCGTACTCAATCCGGGCAGCGCCACCGGTGCCGCTCCCACGACCTACGAGACGATGCTGGTCGCGACCGTCGAGGGTGACGATCTCGCGGTCGAGAAACGAACGCGGTGA
- a CDS encoding DUF5788 family protein, whose product MNDRKRQRLLDRIRRPSGTLGEDLPDEITVQGTAIDLTEFVFECKRLETISEDERNHIEETKRQLKRERLARKQRIARDDISEEEGDRLVRSIHGLDRALNALEGLDEPSVSEKIRQKKLEDARELQSLIDQRP is encoded by the coding sequence ATGAACGATCGCAAACGCCAGCGACTCCTCGATCGGATTCGCCGTCCTTCGGGAACGCTCGGAGAAGACCTCCCCGACGAGATCACGGTTCAAGGGACTGCGATCGACCTGACGGAATTCGTGTTCGAGTGCAAACGCCTCGAGACGATTTCGGAGGACGAGCGCAACCACATCGAGGAGACAAAGCGGCAGCTCAAACGCGAACGCCTCGCTCGGAAACAGCGCATCGCTCGCGACGACATCTCCGAAGAGGAAGGGGACCGACTCGTCCGGAGTATCCACGGGCTCGACCGGGCGCTCAACGCGCTAGAGGGGCTTGACGAGCCGAGTGTTAGCGAAAAAATCCGCCAAAAGAAACTCGAAGACGCGAGGGAACTCCAGTCATTGATCGATCAGCGGCCCTAA
- a CDS encoding helix-turn-helix domain-containing protein, producing MGGSDSNSTDIFEIVSNSTRLEILRALTNAYSESPVDPWLDYTALRESVGIRDNGNFNYHLDRLEGLVAKDPDGYVITRVGLTVITAIASGSLDPDLTWGPVDVPAACAYCDEPLHLRYADGTLHLECGTPAHTLRLPASPRLLDAHPTESVGERLTLLVQQRVAQVRRGICPECQGAVDGEIRYGIADLEHYYYHGECRHCDYQHGFDVGPLVLPHPDVIAFVSEHGRDIRSTPIWELDFCTPGDETTVSTDPLQLRVDIERGDETLSVTLDRDGSVIATDRSRTA from the coding sequence ATGGGCGGTAGTGACTCGAATTCGACCGACATCTTCGAGATCGTCAGTAATTCGACGCGACTCGAGATCCTCCGTGCGCTGACGAACGCCTACAGCGAATCTCCCGTCGACCCCTGGCTCGATTATACGGCCCTTCGAGAGTCGGTGGGGATCCGTGACAACGGGAACTTCAACTACCACCTCGACCGTCTCGAAGGACTCGTGGCGAAGGACCCCGACGGGTACGTGATCACGCGGGTCGGACTGACGGTCATCACGGCGATCGCGTCCGGATCGCTCGATCCGGACTTGACGTGGGGACCGGTCGACGTTCCCGCGGCGTGTGCGTACTGCGACGAGCCGTTACACCTTCGCTACGCGGACGGCACGCTCCACCTCGAGTGTGGGACTCCGGCGCACACCCTGCGACTGCCAGCCTCGCCGCGACTGCTCGACGCGCACCCGACTGAGAGCGTCGGCGAGCGACTCACTCTCCTCGTCCAGCAGCGGGTCGCGCAGGTCCGCCGCGGAATCTGCCCGGAGTGTCAGGGTGCCGTTGACGGGGAAATCCGATATGGGATCGCCGACCTCGAGCACTATTACTATCACGGGGAGTGTCGCCACTGCGACTACCAGCATGGGTTCGACGTCGGACCGCTCGTCCTCCCGCATCCGGACGTGATCGCCTTCGTTTCGGAGCACGGGCGCGACATCCGATCGACGCCGATCTGGGAGTTAGATTTCTGTACGCCCGGGGACGAAACGACGGTTTCGACGGATCCACTCCAGCTGCGCGTCGACATCGAACGTGGAGACGAAACGCTGTCGGTCACCCTGGACCGCGACGGCTCGGTAATCGCGACCGATCGCTCGCGAACGGCCTGA